The following are from one region of the Coffea eugenioides isolate CCC68of chromosome 2, Ceug_1.0, whole genome shotgun sequence genome:
- the LOC113759673 gene encoding zinc finger MYM-type protein 1-like, with amino-acid sequence MKAEYRTRLLVSVDCARFLLHQGLVFVVTDITNALASETTSIIVNDIGHGLFAILCDESCDASTKEQLAVVIRYVDLHGYVIEHFLGILHVSDATALSLKKAIDVLFSKHGLSISQIRGQGYDSASNMRGEYSGLKTLIMKENGSAYYIHCFAHQLQLSVVGVAKKHVQVSSMYNTLSTLVHFLEDSSKRQEILREQ; translated from the exons ATGAAGGCTGAGTATCGGACTCGTTTATTAGTCTCAGTAGATTGTGCTAGATTTCTCCTCCACCAAGGTTTGGTTTTCGTGGTCACG GATATTACAAATGCTTTGGCAAGTGAGACTACAAGCATTATTGTAAATGACATTGGACATGGATTGTTTGCTATTTTATGTGATGAATCTTGTGATGCATCAACAAAGGAGCAATTAGCAGTTGTTATACGTTATGTAGATTTACATGGATATGTGATTGAGCATTTTCTTGGCATTCTACATGTAAGTGATGCTACTGCTCTTTCACTTAAGAAAGCAATTGATGTTTTATTTTCAAAGCATGGTTTGAGCATATCACAAATCCGTGGTCAAGGTTATGATAGTGCTAGTAACATGCGAGGTGAATATAGTGGTTTAAAGACTTTGATCATGAAGGAAAATGGTTCTGCATATTATATTCATTGTTTTGCACATCAACTTCAATTGTCAGTTGTAGGGGTTGCAAAGAAACATGTCCAAGTCTCTTCTATGTATAATACATTGTCTACCTTAGTGCATTTTCTTGAAGATTCATCTAAAAGACAAGAAATTCTTAGAGAACAATGA